One stretch of Chryseobacterium indologenes DNA includes these proteins:
- a CDS encoding DUF4129 domain-containing protein encodes MNKILFFIVLVFSLSFVKAQDEGDMADSLYTTGHYHNMLRADSVLAKNPVSENPLYAKEFKKNVPSRYKGNEFDYTVSKPRESFWQKLLKKIDRIFRSIFGETVFEKSSKLTVALVRLFAIILVGFLLYFIIKYILGKDGSFIFGKKNKKLNLNVEELHENIHEINFPESIAKFEHSGDFRSAVRYQFLFILKKLSDKKLISWNPEKTNKDYVAELKAPHLKNEFFDLSYIFDYVWYGEFNIDEQSYQKFKNQYQAFKP; translated from the coding sequence ATGAATAAGATTCTTTTTTTTATAGTATTGGTTTTCTCCCTAAGCTTTGTTAAAGCTCAGGATGAGGGGGATATGGCCGATTCCCTGTATACTACGGGACATTATCATAATATGCTGCGTGCAGATTCTGTACTGGCAAAGAATCCGGTTTCTGAAAACCCGTTGTATGCTAAAGAATTTAAAAAAAATGTTCCTTCAAGATATAAAGGAAATGAATTTGATTATACAGTATCCAAACCCAGAGAATCTTTCTGGCAAAAACTACTTAAGAAGATAGACCGGATTTTTAGAAGTATTTTTGGGGAAACGGTTTTTGAAAAGTCTTCTAAACTAACCGTAGCACTTGTTCGGCTTTTTGCTATTATCCTGGTAGGTTTTCTTCTGTATTTTATCATTAAATATATTCTTGGAAAAGATGGAAGTTTTATTTTCGGGAAAAAGAATAAAAAACTCAATCTGAATGTAGAAGAACTGCATGAAAATATCCATGAAATCAATTTCCCTGAAAGTATTGCAAAATTTGAACATTCGGGAGATTTTCGTTCAGCGGTTCGTTATCAGTTCCTGTTTATTCTTAAAAAACTAAGTGATAAAAAACTGATTAGCTGGAATCCTGAAAAAACCAATAAAGATTATGTAGCAGAATTGAAAGCGCCTCATCTTAAAAATGAATTCTTCGATCTCTCTTACATTTTTGATTATGTTTGGTATGGTGAATTTAATATTGACGAGCAGAGTTATCAGAAATTTAAAAACCAGTACCAGGCATTTAAACCATAA
- a CDS encoding alpha/beta fold hydrolase — protein MKTELNYINLSYQTNSQKEYNISLSYELFGKDLFTAPVILINHALTGNSNVSGEKGWWKQLVGENQIVDTNKYTVLCFNIPGNGYDHFLIEDYEDFTPSDIANIFLKGLEALHITNLYAIIGGSLGGGIAWEILAKQPKLAEIFIPIACDYRTHDWLHAQCLVQKFLLNDKDEPLQKARIHAMLCYRTPESLNDRFQNKYNQDKQRLESEDWLVYHGNALNERFSLQAYKLMNHLLMNINTDETALERIEARMHMISVDTDLFFPASEIRMCFEKLKLKKENISYHEIQSIHGHDAFLMEYQQLNNIIKNIL, from the coding sequence TTGAAAACAGAACTAAACTATATTAATCTTTCGTATCAAACCAATTCCCAAAAGGAATACAATATCTCGTTAAGCTATGAGCTTTTCGGGAAAGACCTGTTTACAGCTCCTGTCATTTTAATCAACCATGCGCTTACCGGAAATTCAAACGTGTCCGGAGAAAAAGGTTGGTGGAAACAATTGGTAGGTGAAAATCAGATTGTAGATACGAATAAATACACAGTTCTGTGTTTCAACATTCCCGGTAACGGATACGATCATTTTTTAATTGAAGACTATGAAGACTTCACTCCTTCAGATATAGCCAATATATTTCTGAAAGGATTGGAAGCTTTACATATTACCAACCTATACGCCATTATTGGAGGCTCTCTCGGAGGAGGAATTGCGTGGGAAATATTAGCAAAACAACCCAAACTGGCAGAAATTTTTATTCCCATTGCCTGTGATTACAGAACTCATGATTGGCTTCATGCACAATGCCTGGTTCAGAAATTTTTATTGAATGATAAAGATGAGCCTCTACAGAAAGCGAGAATCCATGCCATGTTGTGTTATAGAACTCCGGAATCCCTTAACGACAGATTTCAAAATAAATACAATCAGGATAAACAACGCCTGGAATCAGAAGACTGGCTGGTTTATCATGGTAATGCACTAAACGAAAGATTTAGTTTACAAGCATACAAGCTGATGAATCATTTACTGATGAATATAAATACTGATGAAACAGCTCTGGAGCGCATAGAAGCACGAATGCACATGATCTCCGTAGATACAGATTTATTCTTCCCGGCTTCTGAAATCCGAATGTGTTTTGAGAAACTGAAACTGAAAAAAGAGAATATCTCTTATCACGAGATCCAATCTATACACGGGCATGATGCCTTCTTAATGGAATATCAACAATTAAATAATATCATAAAAAACATTTTATAG
- a CDS encoding DUF4013 domain-containing protein: MIQFYKKRDFGTFISDSFNFFKLYGKNYFKNYILINGLLLILMVTVFIFGYKELFSQIFGSNLGGDTYYFERYFSENAGMLIGVGILTFLLFMVLAIVNYLYPVFYLKRIANGAKNIKTDEILGDFKENIGRIGKLCLGMAFIVIPLSLFIVGFSYILIFILIGIFLVMIVYPTLFNVITFLMYDYFNSGRGFMESLSYSIRSQFSYPNGSEKSPYWKYWGAAFVMFVILSIASSVFTYVPMIFFYGSILTSTPDASFEQDPFAGGFGIVFFVFYGISMLLSFFLSNLLYVNAGFMYYDSRTDLHQKVELEEIDTIGINE, from the coding sequence ATGATACAATTTTATAAAAAAAGAGATTTTGGAACTTTCATCAGTGACAGTTTCAATTTTTTCAAATTATACGGAAAGAATTATTTTAAAAACTATATTCTTATTAATGGTTTACTGTTGATTTTAATGGTAACTGTTTTTATTTTTGGATATAAAGAGCTTTTCTCTCAAATTTTTGGTTCTAATCTTGGTGGGGATACCTATTATTTTGAACGTTATTTCTCAGAGAATGCAGGGATGCTGATTGGAGTTGGAATATTGACATTCCTCCTTTTTATGGTTCTGGCTATTGTCAATTATCTATATCCTGTTTTTTATCTGAAAAGAATTGCTAACGGAGCAAAAAATATAAAGACAGATGAGATTTTAGGTGATTTTAAAGAAAATATCGGTAGAATTGGTAAGCTATGCCTTGGAATGGCATTTATTGTAATTCCATTATCATTATTTATTGTTGGGTTTTCTTACATTCTGATATTTATACTGATTGGGATTTTTCTTGTCATGATTGTATATCCTACGTTATTTAATGTGATTACATTTCTGATGTATGATTATTTTAATTCGGGAAGAGGTTTTATGGAAAGTTTGAGTTATTCTATCCGTTCACAATTTTCTTATCCTAATGGAAGTGAAAAATCTCCTTACTGGAAATATTGGGGAGCAGCGTTTGTGATGTTTGTTATCTTATCCATCGCCAGCTCTGTATTTACCTACGTGCCTATGATTTTTTTCTATGGATCAATACTTACCTCTACCCCTGATGCAAGTTTTGAGCAAGACCCTTTCGCAGGTGGTTTTGGAATTGTATTTTTTGTATTTTATGGTATTTCAATGCTGCTTTCATTCTTCCTATCGAATCTGTTATACGTAAATGCAGGATTCATGTATTACGATAGCAGAACGGATCTCCATCAGAAAGTAGAACTCGAAGAAATAGATACCATTGGAATCAATGAATAA
- a CDS encoding DUF58 domain-containing protein, with the protein MKNLYINTRFFFTLIGVGILYVLAFFFPVLMWAGHIALLICFLAAMVDYLLIFNQKNGIQAQRILPEKLSNGDENFVKIDIKNNYNFKITTKIIDEIPFQFQKRDFLIEKPINAGTNTFFQYSLEPKERGEYHFGGLNIYASSPLGFVSKRFSFQKDAMLASYPSFVHLRKYELMALQSEFLLGGIKKIRKLGHTMEFEQIKEYVPGDDIRTINWKATSKANRLMVNQFQDEKSQRIFMLIDKGRTMKMPFKGLSLLDYSINATMALSHIILRKGDRAGMMTFSKKAENKIAAENTSGQLKKISESLYNIKTDFFESDFNRLYQDIKYSINQRSLILLFTNFETLDGLNRQLKYLRGIAKNHLLVVVFFKNSELQTLIHKNPESMQEIYDEIVAEKFEFEKKLIIQELRKYGIYTVYTLPENLNIDVINKYLEIKARGIL; encoded by the coding sequence ATGAAAAACTTATACATCAATACCCGTTTTTTCTTTACACTCATTGGAGTGGGCATTCTGTATGTGCTGGCATTTTTCTTTCCGGTGTTGATGTGGGCAGGCCATATTGCGCTGTTGATCTGTTTTCTTGCTGCAATGGTAGATTATTTATTGATTTTTAATCAGAAAAACGGAATACAAGCGCAAAGAATACTACCGGAAAAGCTTTCCAATGGTGATGAAAATTTTGTAAAGATTGATATTAAGAATAATTACAACTTTAAAATCACTACAAAGATCATTGATGAGATACCGTTTCAGTTTCAGAAAAGAGATTTTTTAATTGAAAAGCCTATTAATGCAGGGACAAACACTTTCTTTCAATACAGTTTAGAGCCTAAAGAAAGAGGGGAATACCATTTCGGAGGTTTGAATATTTATGCTTCATCACCTTTAGGATTTGTTTCCAAAAGATTCAGTTTCCAGAAGGATGCAATGTTAGCCTCTTATCCATCTTTTGTTCACCTCAGAAAATATGAATTGATGGCTTTACAGAGTGAGTTTCTGCTAGGAGGAATAAAAAAAATAAGAAAGCTGGGACATACCATGGAATTTGAACAGATCAAAGAATATGTTCCGGGAGATGATATCAGAACTATTAACTGGAAAGCGACTTCCAAAGCCAATCGCTTGATGGTGAATCAATTTCAGGATGAGAAATCACAACGTATCTTCATGTTGATTGATAAAGGAAGAACCATGAAGATGCCTTTCAAAGGATTGAGCCTTTTAGATTATTCTATCAATGCAACGATGGCATTATCTCATATTATACTAAGAAAAGGAGATAGGGCAGGAATGATGACATTCTCTAAAAAGGCTGAAAATAAAATTGCTGCTGAAAATACGTCCGGACAGCTTAAGAAAATATCAGAATCATTGTATAATATTAAAACAGATTTTTTTGAAAGTGATTTTAACAGATTGTATCAGGATATAAAATATTCCATCAATCAAAGAAGTCTCATTCTGTTATTTACCAATTTTGAAACGTTAGACGGATTAAACCGTCAGCTAAAATATCTTCGTGGAATCGCCAAGAACCACTTACTGGTTGTGGTGTTCTTTAAAAACTCCGAATTGCAGACACTAATTCATAAGAATCCAGAAAGTATGCAGGAAATCTATGACGAAATTGTTGCTGAAAAATTCGAATTTGAAAAAAAACTGATTATTCAGGAGCTCCGTAAATATGGAATTTATACCGTATATACACTTCCTGAGAATTTGAATATCGACGTTATCAATAAATATTTGGAGATAAAAGCCAGAGGAATTTTATAA
- a CDS encoding stage II sporulation protein M, protein MREVYFIKQNKEKWLGIEQVIDGKIKKNPDDLSSLYINLINDLSFAQTYYPKSNTTIYLNHLSSQIFQKIYKTKRVEENRLVYFFKTEVPLLVYEYRRYLLYAFLFFVLFTSIGVLSAMYDKNFVNIILGESYVNETIENIKKNNAVGVYQSGTTWGTTIGIIFNNIQVGAKLYIYGISGGVGTLFALLSNSVMLGSFQYFFYDYGALKESARGIWLHGVFEIFAMVVEAMCGLILGASILFPRTFSRFNSFKKGFKDSFKIFLSTVPFTICAGIIEGYVTRHALKMPVILNLIIILGSLVIIGFYYFIYPAIVNKKTNKHINDTIL, encoded by the coding sequence ATGAGAGAAGTTTATTTCATTAAACAAAATAAAGAAAAATGGTTGGGAATAGAACAGGTTATTGATGGGAAAATAAAAAAAAATCCTGATGACCTGTCTTCTTTATATATTAACCTGATCAATGATCTTTCTTTTGCACAGACCTACTATCCTAAAAGTAATACTACCATTTATCTGAATCACCTGTCTTCACAAATTTTTCAAAAAATTTATAAAACGAAAAGAGTAGAGGAGAACAGATTGGTGTATTTCTTTAAAACTGAGGTTCCGTTGCTGGTGTATGAGTATCGGAGATATTTACTGTATGCTTTTCTGTTTTTTGTTCTTTTTACTTCCATAGGCGTACTCTCTGCTATGTATGATAAAAATTTTGTGAATATTATTCTTGGAGAAAGCTATGTAAATGAGACCATCGAAAATATTAAAAAGAATAATGCAGTAGGAGTGTATCAGAGTGGAACAACCTGGGGAACAACCATTGGGATTATTTTCAACAATATTCAGGTAGGTGCAAAATTATACATCTACGGAATTTCTGGTGGAGTAGGAACTTTATTTGCGTTACTCTCCAACAGTGTCATGTTAGGATCTTTCCAATACTTTTTTTATGACTATGGAGCTTTGAAAGAGAGTGCCAGAGGAATTTGGCTTCATGGTGTTTTCGAAATTTTTGCGATGGTCGTAGAAGCGATGTGTGGATTAATTTTAGGTGCATCTATTTTGTTTCCAAGAACTTTTTCAAGATTTAATTCTTTTAAAAAAGGATTTAAAGATTCCTTTAAAATATTTTTAAGTACTGTTCCTTTCACTATTTGTGCCGGAATTATTGAAGGTTATGTGACAAGACATGCTTTAAAAATGCCCGTCATCCTGAATCTGATTATTATTCTGGGCTCCTTGGTAATTATAGGGTTTTACTATTTTATATATCCTGCAATAGTCAATAAAAAAACTAATAAACACATCAATGATACAATTTTATAA
- a CDS encoding MGH1-like glycoside hydrolase domain-containing protein, whose translation MIAEKERLQDTKWKNWGPYVSNRQWGNVREDYSPDGNAWNYTNHNNAESYTYRWGEEGIAGISDVKQLFCFALSFWNKKDKIVKERFFGLSNPQGNHGEDIKEIFYYLDNTPTHSYMKMVYKYPINEFPYDELVAVNGSRSKQEPEYEIFDTGIFDNDAYFDIFIEYCKADYNDILVRITVCNRSQQDAPIVVAPTAWFRNNWKWGYNTYKANMYASHDGSINIEHDSISIKKFYSRKDTTQRVFCENETNTPKLFGAPQAENTYFKDGINDFIIHRSGTVNPEKRGTKASFLIDEVISAGQSETFEFRLCPEATAEPFENFDEIFTTRKNEAEEFYNEVQNDTTNEDERNVQRQAFAGLLWNKQFYHYNIGKWLKGDPNFEAPRNFNQYVRNTEWNHLHNKDIISMPDKWEYPWYATWDLAFHCVPLSIIDAEFAKGQLLLLTKEWYMHPNGQLPAYEWNMSDVNPPVHAWSCFRVFKIDEKNNGKPDLLFLEKVFQKLLLNFTWWVNRKDKNGKNIFGGGFLGLDNIGAFDRNMVLEDGQHLEQADGTSWMAMYALNMMRIAMELAQYYQVYEDMAIKFFEHYLYIAEAMENLGEGTKGLWNEEDGFFYDVLQLGNGNSVSLRLRSIVGLIPLFAVEIVDHRLLEKMPNFKTRMEWILKNKPELTKLVSHWDEEGQGRKHLMSILRKNRLTKVLSRMLDEKEFLSSYGIRAMSKVYEENPFVFSVHGHENIVYYTPAESDSRMFGGNSNWRGPIWFPINFLIVESLQRFHFYYGNSLKVEFPTGSGDKKNLDEVAQNISKRLCSIFLRDEHGQRAFNGGNPKFNYDEHFRDYITFFEYFHGDNGRGVGASHQTGWTATVAKLIKPRLTF comes from the coding sequence ATGATCGCCGAAAAAGAAAGATTACAAGATACCAAATGGAAAAACTGGGGACCTTATGTAAGCAACCGGCAATGGGGAAATGTGCGGGAAGATTATAGCCCGGACGGGAATGCGTGGAATTATACCAATCATAATAATGCGGAAAGCTATACTTACCGTTGGGGTGAAGAAGGTATTGCAGGAATTTCTGATGTGAAACAACTGTTCTGCTTTGCCCTTTCGTTCTGGAATAAAAAGGATAAAATCGTCAAAGAACGTTTCTTTGGTCTAAGCAACCCACAGGGAAATCATGGCGAAGACATCAAGGAGATTTTCTATTATCTGGATAATACACCTACTCATAGTTATATGAAAATGGTGTACAAATATCCGATCAATGAATTCCCTTACGATGAACTTGTTGCAGTAAATGGAAGCCGCAGTAAGCAGGAACCGGAATATGAAATTTTTGATACCGGAATTTTTGATAATGACGCCTATTTTGATATTTTTATTGAATACTGTAAAGCAGACTATAACGACATTCTGGTAAGAATCACTGTCTGCAACCGAAGCCAGCAGGATGCTCCGATAGTTGTAGCTCCCACAGCATGGTTCAGGAACAATTGGAAATGGGGATACAACACCTATAAAGCGAATATGTATGCTTCCCATGACGGAAGTATTAATATTGAACACGATAGTATCTCTATTAAGAAATTTTATTCAAGAAAAGATACTACACAAAGGGTATTCTGTGAAAATGAAACCAATACGCCCAAATTATTTGGCGCTCCTCAGGCAGAAAATACTTATTTTAAAGATGGGATTAACGATTTTATCATTCATCGCAGTGGTACCGTAAATCCTGAAAAAAGAGGGACAAAAGCTTCTTTTTTGATTGATGAAGTAATAAGTGCCGGACAATCTGAAACGTTTGAATTCAGACTTTGTCCTGAGGCTACGGCTGAGCCTTTTGAGAATTTTGATGAGATCTTTACCACAAGAAAGAACGAAGCAGAAGAGTTTTATAATGAAGTTCAAAATGATACAACCAATGAAGATGAAAGGAATGTTCAAAGGCAGGCTTTTGCAGGACTTCTTTGGAATAAACAGTTTTATCATTACAATATTGGAAAATGGCTGAAAGGAGATCCTAACTTTGAGGCACCAAGAAACTTTAATCAGTATGTAAGAAATACGGAATGGAACCATCTTCACAATAAAGATATTATTTCCATGCCTGATAAATGGGAATACCCATGGTATGCAACCTGGGACCTTGCTTTTCATTGTGTTCCTTTATCCATCATTGATGCTGAGTTTGCCAAAGGACAGCTATTACTTCTGACCAAAGAATGGTATATGCACCCTAACGGACAGCTACCTGCTTATGAATGGAATATGAGTGATGTGAACCCTCCTGTACATGCCTGGTCTTGCTTCAGAGTTTTTAAAATTGATGAAAAAAATAATGGAAAACCCGATTTATTATTCCTTGAAAAAGTCTTCCAAAAACTTCTTCTGAATTTCACATGGTGGGTCAACCGAAAAGATAAAAACGGAAAGAATATTTTCGGAGGCGGTTTCCTTGGGTTGGATAATATCGGAGCCTTTGACCGGAATATGGTTTTAGAAGATGGGCAGCACCTTGAACAGGCTGACGGAACAAGCTGGATGGCGATGTATGCTCTGAATATGATGCGAATTGCTATGGAACTTGCCCAATATTATCAGGTATATGAAGATATGGCCATCAAATTCTTTGAACATTACCTCTATATCGCAGAAGCCATGGAAAATCTGGGTGAAGGAACCAAAGGACTATGGAATGAAGAGGATGGATTTTTCTATGATGTTCTTCAACTTGGGAATGGGAACAGTGTTTCCTTACGCTTGAGAAGTATCGTTGGACTCATCCCTCTGTTTGCCGTAGAAATTGTAGATCACAGACTTCTGGAAAAGATGCCGAATTTCAAAACCAGAATGGAATGGATCTTAAAAAATAAACCGGAACTTACCAAACTGGTTTCTCATTGGGATGAGGAAGGACAGGGCAGAAAACATCTGATGAGTATCCTTCGTAAAAACAGATTAACAAAAGTGTTATCAAGAATGCTTGATGAAAAGGAATTTTTAAGTTCTTACGGAATCCGGGCCATGTCTAAGGTATATGAAGAAAATCCGTTTGTATTCTCAGTGCATGGTCATGAAAATATAGTGTATTATACGCCTGCAGAAAGTGACAGCAGAATGTTCGGTGGAAACAGCAACTGGCGCGGTCCCATCTGGTTTCCCATTAATTTCCTGATTGTGGAAAGTTTACAACGTTTCCACTTCTATTATGGCAACAGCTTAAAAGTAGAATTTCCCACAGGAAGTGGTGATAAGAAAAACCTGGATGAAGTAGCTCAGAATATCAGTAAAAGACTTTGTTCTATTTTCTTAAGGGATGAACATGGGCAACGTGCCTTTAATGGAGGTAATCCAAAATTCAATTATGATGAGCATTTTAGAGATTATATCACATTCTTCGAATATTTCCATGGGGATAATGGTCGTGGTGTAGGTGCTTCTCATCAGACAGGATGGACAGCTACTGTGGCGAAACTGATAAAACCTAGACTTACTTTCTAA
- a CDS encoding RDD family protein, producing the protein MSQIAINTSQNVNINFNTASVGERMLAFIIDLLIRVAYVVIVLYLFFNILDLGYLLNGLDNWSVMAVYIILTFPTYIYPVVLESLMEGQTPGKKLMKIRVVKIDGYQASFGDYMIRWVFRLVDVSFAGVVGLISMIVSKNNQRLGDIASGTAVISLKNNINISHTILENINEDYVPSFPQVIALNDNDMRIIKDNYTKAVKADDRQIISKLSNKIKSILKLEIDPTKMTEKQFINVIIKDYNYYTGKDS; encoded by the coding sequence ATGTCTCAGATTGCGATAAATACCTCACAAAATGTAAATATTAACTTCAATACGGCAAGTGTTGGAGAAAGAATGCTTGCATTTATCATTGATCTTCTCATAAGGGTTGCCTATGTTGTCATTGTTCTGTATTTATTTTTCAACATTCTTGACCTGGGATATTTACTTAATGGTCTGGATAACTGGTCTGTCATGGCAGTCTATATCATCCTTACCTTTCCCACGTATATTTACCCTGTCGTTTTGGAAAGTTTAATGGAAGGACAGACACCAGGGAAAAAACTCATGAAAATCAGAGTGGTAAAGATTGACGGATATCAGGCTAGTTTTGGAGATTATATGATCCGTTGGGTATTTAGGCTTGTAGATGTATCCTTTGCCGGAGTAGTAGGATTAATTTCAATGATTGTTTCCAAGAATAATCAGCGTCTGGGAGATATTGCTTCAGGAACAGCTGTAATCTCTTTAAAAAACAACATCAATATTTCTCATACTATTCTGGAAAATATCAATGAAGATTATGTACCATCATTTCCTCAGGTCATTGCTTTGAATGATAATGATATGAGAATCATCAAAGATAATTATACTAAAGCGGTGAAAGCAGATGACCGTCAAATTATCAGCAAACTTTCCAATAAGATCAAAAGTATTCTGAAACTGGAAATTGACCCGACAAAAATGACGGAAAAGCAGTTTATTAATGTTATTATTAAAGACTATAACTATTACACAGGAAAGGATAGTTAA
- a CDS encoding AAA family ATPase, whose amino-acid sequence MENLDNPNIENQTSINLNKNEDQFQSRIDMIELRASLDKVKAEIGKVIVGQESMIEHLLAALLSNGHVLIEGVPGVAKTITAKLLAKTIDVGFSRIQFTPDLMPSDILGTSVFNVKNSEFEFKKGPIFSNFILIDEINRSPAKTQAALFEVMEERQITMDGTRYIMEEPFLVVATQNPIEHEGTYRLPEAQLDRFLFKINVGYPNLEQEIAIIKNQHESKKEDKTEGVNRVITAEQLKGYQHLVKEIIVESQLMEYIAKIIINTRENQFLYLGASPRASLALLTASKAFAALRGRDFVTPEDIKEASYAVLRHRVIVSPEREMEGLTADEIIRQILEGIEIPR is encoded by the coding sequence ATGGAAAATCTTGATAACCCAAACATAGAAAATCAAACTTCTATAAATCTTAATAAAAATGAAGATCAGTTCCAATCGAGAATTGATATGATTGAGCTCCGTGCAAGCCTGGATAAAGTAAAAGCAGAAATAGGAAAAGTAATTGTAGGGCAGGAAAGTATGATTGAGCATCTTCTTGCAGCATTACTTTCAAACGGACACGTTCTGATTGAAGGAGTGCCGGGAGTGGCCAAAACTATTACTGCCAAACTTTTAGCCAAAACCATTGATGTGGGATTCAGCAGAATCCAGTTTACGCCGGATTTGATGCCTTCAGATATTCTGGGAACTTCAGTTTTCAATGTGAAAAACTCTGAATTTGAATTTAAAAAAGGACCTATTTTCTCGAATTTTATATTAATTGATGAGATCAACAGGTCACCAGCAAAAACTCAGGCGGCATTATTTGAGGTCATGGAAGAAAGACAGATTACGATGGATGGTACCCGTTACATTATGGAGGAACCGTTTCTGGTGGTAGCTACCCAAAACCCGATAGAGCATGAGGGGACTTATAGACTTCCTGAAGCACAACTAGACCGTTTTCTATTCAAAATTAATGTAGGCTATCCTAATCTTGAGCAGGAAATTGCGATCATTAAAAATCAGCACGAAAGCAAAAAAGAAGATAAAACGGAAGGGGTAAATCGTGTGATCACAGCTGAGCAGCTGAAAGGTTATCAGCATTTGGTAAAAGAAATTATCGTGGAGTCTCAGTTGATGGAGTATATTGCTAAGATTATTATCAATACGAGGGAAAACCAGTTCCTGTATCTGGGAGCTTCACCAAGAGCTTCACTAGCACTTCTTACGGCTTCTAAAGCATTTGCAGCATTAAGAGGGAGAGATTTTGTAACTCCTGAAGATATTAAAGAGGCAAGCTATGCTGTATTAAGACACAGAGTAATCGTTTCTCCAGAAAGAGAAATGGAAGGACTTACTGCAGATGAAATTATCCGTCAAATTTTAGAAGGAATAGAAATTCCTAGATAG
- a CDS encoding OsmC family protein, whose protein sequence is MKITLNRINDDFLFECTNGQGNSILLDNTSQPGAKGVSPMESVLMAVAGCSGIDVVSILKKQRQEIKSFQAEVEGERVQVDDAKPFKSINVKFLLEGEIDPKKALKAAELSFEKYCSVSKTLEPNVEIGYEVFVNGEKI, encoded by the coding sequence ATGAAAATAACACTTAATAGAATCAACGACGACTTTTTATTTGAATGTACAAACGGTCAGGGAAATTCCATCCTTTTAGACAATACCTCTCAGCCAGGAGCTAAAGGAGTTTCCCCAATGGAAAGTGTCCTGATGGCAGTAGCAGGATGCAGTGGAATCGATGTAGTTTCTATTTTAAAGAAGCAGCGTCAGGAAATCAAAAGTTTTCAGGCAGAAGTTGAAGGAGAGAGAGTTCAGGTAGATGATGCAAAACCCTTCAAATCCATAAACGTGAAATTCCTTTTAGAAGGAGAAATTGATCCGAAGAAAGCTTTGAAAGCGGCAGAATTATCTTTCGAAAAATACTGTTCCGTATCAAAAACATTAGAACCTAACGTAGAAATCGGATACGAAGTATTCGTAAACGGAGAAAAAATTTAA